The following proteins are encoded in a genomic region of Nitratireductor sp. GISD-1A_MAKvit:
- a CDS encoding tetratricopeptide repeat protein, with the protein MEEARDHFRRACDLGHGRACYNYGVMSYQGLAFGEQDMEHARWLYDRACQFDHAAGCFNLARMAFNGEGGQVDLAVARTGFEASCDAGLANGCNGFAIMLEQGQGGPADRTRARSLYQQACSAGETEACDNLASFDIGPVTAETLRAGLEAFEADRFGEAMRLLRPHAENGEPAAQYALGFMYTYGQSVSRDFLAAADWLTRSAEQGYEHAQDLIVRITPNIAQARYRQYSANTQFVC; encoded by the coding sequence ATGGAGGAAGCCCGCGATCATTTCCGCCGCGCCTGCGATCTCGGGCATGGCCGGGCCTGCTACAATTACGGGGTCATGTCCTATCAAGGGCTGGCTTTCGGCGAGCAGGATATGGAACATGCGCGCTGGCTTTATGACCGGGCCTGTCAGTTCGACCATGCAGCCGGCTGTTTCAATCTCGCTCGCATGGCCTTCAATGGCGAAGGCGGCCAGGTCGATCTTGCTGTTGCCCGAACGGGTTTCGAGGCTTCATGCGACGCGGGACTCGCGAACGGCTGCAACGGCTTTGCCATCATGCTGGAACAGGGACAGGGCGGACCGGCCGATCGGACGCGTGCTCGCTCACTTTATCAGCAGGCCTGCTCGGCGGGCGAAACGGAAGCGTGCGACAACCTCGCCAGCTTCGATATCGGGCCGGTAACGGCCGAAACATTGCGCGCTGGACTGGAAGCCTTTGAAGCTGATCGTTTTGGCGAAGCGATGCGGCTCCTGCGCCCACATGCGGAAAACGGTGAACCGGCGGCCCAATACGCGCTTGGTTTCATGTACACCTATGGGCAAAGCGTCTCGCGCGATTTTCTGGCGGCCGCCGACTGGCTCACACGGTCGGCAGAACAGGGATATGAGCACGCGCAGGACCTGATTGTCCGCATAACACCGAACATCGCCCAGGCCCGCTACCGCCAATACAGTGCTAATACTCAATTCGTCTGCTAA
- a CDS encoding VWA domain-containing protein — protein MRSLVTAGLIALTSALAPAALAQERPSTILVLDASGSMWGQIDGINKITIARDVVGDIVSDFPADQNLGFVTYGHRERGQCADIETLVEPAPGTAAEIAGIVEGLNPRGMTPMTDAVVTAAQALRHTEQAATVILVSDGIETCNPDPCAAARALEEAGVDFTAHVIGFDVRGEADALLQMQCIAEETGGRFLTADNAQELNQALREVTAAPASGSFTFTANLGGEEIGDDTVWERPVAPLELPLLSDEVIWEISDTSFNRVQTGTANPFTTDLPFGDYIVTVHSTAQDDFSQTEASLALDSARNVHAIFPPITSQQPTAQVFGPAQTLVGSAFTVSWEGEGLAPRDYVTIVPADAEDGAYADYDRLENRTEGELRAPAEPGLYEVRLQLDAGDRVLARTPVEVVDAEVTVSAPAQVVVGSAFPVTWQGEGLHARDYVTIVPAGSADGTYADYDRMQGRSEAELRAPAEPGLYEVRLQLDAGDRVLARTPVEVVDAEVTVSAPAQVVVGSAFPVTWQGEGLHARDYVTIVPAGSADGTYADYDRMQGRSEGELRAPAEPGLYEVRLQLDAGDRVLARTPVEVMDGDVSLDGPDRARGRRRDHAILDRCHTSARLHSHRSRRHTGRRAKWLSPCSGRRSGHVHCTRGAWCL, from the coding sequence ATGAGATCTCTTGTGACCGCCGGGCTTATCGCCCTGACATCCGCCCTTGCGCCGGCGGCGCTTGCCCAGGAGCGCCCCAGCACGATCCTTGTTTTGGACGCCTCGGGGTCGATGTGGGGGCAGATCGATGGGATAAACAAAATCACCATCGCGCGCGATGTCGTCGGGGACATTGTGTCGGATTTCCCCGCCGATCAGAATCTCGGTTTCGTCACCTATGGCCATCGCGAGCGCGGGCAATGCGCGGATATCGAAACCTTGGTCGAACCCGCGCCCGGCACTGCGGCAGAGATCGCCGGCATCGTTGAAGGGTTGAACCCGCGGGGCATGACCCCGATGACCGATGCCGTCGTCACCGCGGCTCAGGCGTTGCGCCACACCGAACAGGCGGCGACGGTGATCCTGGTTTCCGATGGGATCGAGACCTGCAATCCTGATCCCTGCGCCGCCGCCCGCGCATTGGAAGAAGCGGGCGTAGATTTTACCGCCCATGTCATTGGCTTCGATGTGCGGGGCGAAGCCGACGCCCTGTTGCAGATGCAATGCATCGCCGAGGAAACCGGCGGCCGCTTCCTGACTGCCGACAATGCCCAGGAACTCAACCAAGCCTTGCGCGAGGTCACTGCCGCGCCGGCCTCAGGGAGTTTCACCTTCACCGCAAATCTCGGAGGCGAGGAGATCGGCGACGACACCGTCTGGGAGCGGCCAGTAGCGCCACTGGAGCTGCCACTTCTGTCCGACGAGGTGATCTGGGAGATATCGGATACTTCGTTCAACAGGGTGCAGACCGGCACCGCGAACCCTTTCACCACGGATCTTCCGTTCGGCGACTATATCGTAACGGTGCATTCGACGGCGCAGGACGACTTCTCGCAGACCGAGGCCAGTTTGGCGTTGGACAGCGCGCGCAATGTCCACGCCATTTTCCCGCCCATCACGTCGCAACAGCCCACCGCCCAGGTCTTTGGCCCTGCACAAACCCTGGTTGGCTCCGCGTTTACGGTGAGCTGGGAAGGTGAGGGTCTGGCTCCACGTGATTATGTGACAATTGTCCCCGCCGACGCCGAAGACGGAGCCTATGCGGATTATGACCGGCTAGAGAACCGTACCGAAGGCGAGCTTCGTGCACCTGCCGAGCCCGGCCTCTACGAAGTGCGTCTGCAACTGGACGCGGGTGACCGCGTGCTCGCCCGCACCCCGGTCGAAGTTGTTGATGCCGAGGTTACTGTCTCGGCGCCAGCCCAGGTCGTTGTCGGGTCGGCATTCCCGGTCACCTGGCAGGGTGAGGGCCTGCACGCGCGCGACTACGTGACTATTGTTCCCGCCGGTTCGGCGGACGGCACCTATGCCGATTACGATCGCATGCAAGGTCGGAGCGAAGCCGAGCTTCGTGCACCTGCCGAGCCCGGCCTCTACGAAGTGCGTCTGCAACTGGACGCGGGTGACCGCGTGCTCGCCCGCACCCCGGTCGAAGTTGTTGATGCCGAGGTTACTGTCTCGGCGCCAGCCCAGGTCGTTGTCGGGTCGGCATTCCCGGTCACCTGGCAGGGTGAGGGCCTGCACGCGCGCGACTACGTGACTATTGTTCCCGCCGGTTCGGCGGACGGCACCTATGCCGATTACGATCGCATGCAAGGTCGGAGCGAAGGCGAGCTTCGAGCGCCTGCCGAGCCCGGTCTATACGAAGTGCGTCTGCAATTGGACGCGGGGGACCGCGTGCTCGCCCGCACCCCGGTCGAGGTGATGGATGGTGATGTTTCACTTGACGGACCGGACAGGGCGCGGGGCCGGCGCCGAGATCACGCTATCCTGGACCGGTGCCATACATCCGCGCGACTACATAGCCATCGTTCCCGGCGGCACACCGGACGGCGAGCAAAGTGGCTATCGCCGTGTTCAGGACGAAGATCAGGCCACGTTCACTGCACCCGCGGAGCCTGGTGCCTATGA
- a CDS encoding molybdopterin-dependent oxidoreductase, with protein MSLRYHIVQTALMTALVFMAVPAAAEDVLLTLTGAVTDGRVEMTRADFDTMDWHEFSTSTSVTDGRPEFRGVLMRDVLAHAGAEGSSVRATALNDYVVDIPVEDFHRFDVLAALYMDDVPLTPRDKGPVWIVYPRDNHGVLADIRYDMRWVWQLVALHVQ; from the coding sequence ATGAGCTTGCGGTATCACATCGTTCAGACCGCGTTGATGACGGCACTTGTGTTCATGGCCGTACCAGCGGCTGCCGAGGACGTCCTGCTGACCCTGACCGGCGCGGTCACGGACGGCAGAGTGGAGATGACGCGCGCGGATTTCGATACGATGGACTGGCATGAGTTTTCGACATCGACCAGCGTCACAGATGGCAGGCCGGAGTTCCGCGGTGTGCTGATGCGAGACGTCCTCGCCCATGCCGGAGCCGAGGGAAGTAGTGTGCGCGCGACAGCGTTGAACGACTATGTCGTCGATATACCTGTCGAGGATTTTCACCGGTTTGATGTTCTAGCCGCGCTTTACATGGATGACGTGCCTCTGACCCCGCGTGACAAGGGTCCAGTCTGGATCGTCTATCCGCGCGACAATCACGGCGTTCTGGCCGATATACGGTATGACATGCGATGGGTCTGGCAGCTTGTCGCGCTGCATGTGCAATGA
- a CDS encoding sensor histidine kinase: protein MTGTGGRARYLWLGGLVAICLGLLALAAWQLVVLERQMRIAATENMIWVFGQTQIEALNLALALSDEAAPQQIQTRFDILVSRLTLLEDGPQRRFLENAGVSETLARWRSGLLALDPAQGADPAALRAHVTALVAALRTKASLVMSHEWQSQATRLDSLRHLHLLALMSVLGAAVAGLGLVAILIDRERRLMSGQLDHLRAEKLASDLERERETSENHRRFADLIAHQFRTPLAVIDSAMHRLTRRSGGPVPPELISEKAAVSREAVARLVKLTDTALMMSRLERDAVLPSLRAHDLNDLVSSVIDDLTATAWDRDPARIRQSVQTEPTVALCDPMLTAEILSNLLRNALLYSPPDCRVDVSVFQSRDCIVCRIEDRGRGMSPEEIECAFDRFYRGSGHETLPGSGLGLTLARHLARMQRGEVTLMQRDGGGLTVALYLPREASA from the coding sequence ATGACCGGCACAGGCGGGCGGGCCCGCTATCTGTGGCTTGGTGGGCTGGTGGCGATCTGCCTGGGCCTGTTGGCGCTGGCTGCGTGGCAGCTTGTGGTGCTGGAACGCCAGATGCGCATTGCCGCAACCGAGAACATGATCTGGGTCTTTGGCCAGACGCAGATCGAGGCCTTGAACCTTGCGCTGGCGCTCTCGGATGAGGCAGCGCCACAACAGATCCAGACCCGTTTTGATATATTGGTTTCGCGGCTGACGCTGTTGGAAGATGGGCCGCAACGTCGCTTTCTCGAGAATGCGGGAGTGTCCGAAACACTTGCACGCTGGCGCAGTGGGCTTCTGGCGCTTGACCCCGCGCAAGGTGCCGATCCGGCCGCGCTGCGGGCACATGTCACGGCGCTGGTCGCTGCACTAAGGACCAAGGCGAGTCTGGTGATGTCCCATGAATGGCAGAGTCAGGCCACGCGCCTGGACAGCCTGAGGCACCTGCATTTGCTTGCGCTGATGTCAGTGCTGGGGGCTGCTGTAGCGGGATTGGGGCTGGTGGCAATCCTGATCGATCGTGAGAGGCGGCTGATGAGCGGACAGCTGGACCACCTGCGGGCTGAGAAGCTCGCCAGCGATCTGGAACGCGAACGCGAAACCTCCGAGAACCACCGCCGGTTCGCCGACCTGATTGCCCATCAGTTCCGCACGCCGCTAGCCGTAATCGACAGCGCGATGCACCGCCTGACGCGGCGCAGCGGCGGCCCGGTTCCACCAGAACTGATCTCGGAAAAGGCGGCGGTGTCCCGTGAGGCGGTCGCGCGGCTCGTGAAGTTGACAGATACCGCATTGATGATGTCCCGGCTGGAACGCGATGCGGTTCTTCCTAGCCTGCGCGCCCATGACCTAAACGATCTTGTATCTTCAGTCATTGATGACCTGACGGCGACGGCGTGGGACCGCGACCCGGCCCGTATTCGGCAGTCGGTGCAAACAGAACCAACTGTCGCGCTGTGCGATCCGATGCTGACCGCCGAAATCCTGTCCAACCTCCTGCGCAATGCGCTCTTGTATTCTCCGCCCGATTGCCGCGTCGATGTGAGTGTTTTTCAGTCGCGGGACTGCATCGTCTGTCGGATCGAGGACAGAGGGAGGGGTATGTCGCCCGAAGAGATTGAGTGTGCTTTTGACAGGTTCTACCGAGGCAGCGGGCACGAGACTTTGCCCGGCTCCGGATTGGGGCTGACGCTTGCGCGCCATCTGGCCCGAATGCAGCGTGGCGAGGTGACCTTGATGCAGCGTGACGGAGGGGGCCTGACAGTCGCGCTTTACCTGCCGAGGGAGGCCTCCGCATGA
- a CDS encoding response regulator has product MTAPLILCVEDEPSLRDDIAFELQEAGYIVSAVGDAREALACLERQRPDLILCDILMPGMDGKRFMSYLRQTRPDLDDVPFVFLTALSSRQQVIDGRMAGADDYVTKPIDYDLLRAIVEARLNRMQRLRAMPGDRSGLAALDRLALGVVLLDANGGVVHANPLAQSLSGAAGISLSGRITASGVDGRKLSALIAGLAPGGGMAPTGLRLDDGGQLMVIGMSLPAHSHHDEAVTMLILSGTDSKPPIDTATLGQLFGLTPMEAQVACLLAEGLRRSQVADRLAISGTTVAFHLRNIFSKTGVQRQAELVALILSVPLAQRCDM; this is encoded by the coding sequence ATGACCGCGCCACTGATCCTGTGTGTCGAGGATGAGCCATCCTTGCGCGATGACATCGCCTTCGAGTTGCAGGAGGCCGGCTATATTGTGAGCGCCGTCGGAGATGCGCGCGAGGCGCTGGCCTGTCTGGAAAGGCAGCGCCCCGATCTGATCCTCTGTGACATCCTGATGCCCGGCATGGACGGCAAGAGGTTCATGTCCTATTTGCGTCAGACGAGACCCGATCTTGATGACGTGCCCTTTGTCTTTCTGACTGCCCTGTCCTCACGCCAGCAGGTAATCGATGGGCGCATGGCGGGGGCCGACGATTATGTGACCAAGCCCATTGATTACGACCTGCTTCGTGCAATCGTCGAAGCGCGCCTGAACCGGATGCAAAGGTTGCGCGCAATGCCGGGAGACCGGTCCGGCCTGGCCGCCCTGGACCGCCTGGCTCTTGGCGTGGTGCTGCTCGATGCTAATGGCGGCGTGGTCCATGCCAATCCACTCGCCCAAAGCTTGTCGGGCGCAGCCGGCATCTCGCTGAGTGGACGTATTACCGCCAGCGGCGTAGATGGCCGGAAGCTGTCGGCGTTGATTGCGGGATTAGCTCCGGGTGGCGGGATGGCCCCGACGGGGTTGCGGTTGGACGATGGGGGCCAGCTCATGGTTATCGGGATGTCGCTTCCAGCGCACTCGCACCATGATGAGGCGGTTACCATGCTGATACTGAGCGGCACAGACAGCAAGCCCCCTATTGACACTGCGACCCTTGGCCAGTTGTTCGGCCTGACGCCGATGGAAGCCCAGGTTGCGTGTTTGCTGGCTGAAGGGCTGCGCCGCAGCCAGGTCGCAGACCGGTTGGCGATCTCGGGCACGACCGTCGCATTCCATCTTCGAAATATCTTCTCCAAGACCGGCGTGCAAAGGCAGGCGGAACTGGTGGCATTGATTCTGTCGGTTCCATTGGCGCAGCGCTGCGATATGTAA
- a CDS encoding conjugal transfer protein TraD, whose product MRTWQVECRKRTRHLMELGGLVVKARVVDLTGDDRAMIYGALIWVAEKLSSEQSEQARKLWAGKGKCAFEAEHSADARNKPQPPQDQV is encoded by the coding sequence ATGCGGACATGGCAGGTCGAGTGCCGCAAGCGCACACGACACCTGATGGAACTCGGCGGCCTCGTCGTCAAGGCCAGGGTCGTGGACCTGACCGGCGACGACCGCGCCATGATCTACGGTGCGCTGATCTGGGTGGCCGAAAAGCTTAGCAGCGAGCAGAGCGAACAGGCGCGAAAGTTATGGGCCGGAAAGGGAAAGTGCGCGTTCGAAGCGGAGCATTCAGCAGACGCACGCAACAAGCCGCAACCTCCGCAGGATCAAGTGTGA
- a CDS encoding ATP-binding protein, with product MSARLTPNVLLSAAVALSVVLAAIMLGVAMDQRWLGLGVTPQTELDLAWIDRVDPNGPSQAIAPSSVLVAITGRDGERIEIGPEDLIEEPDALASYEAMRAFFARQEVIAEALGMKPVVIETEHLSIPRRDEVLPPGQRPVASLPPAFWMQIGVGLAGFWIGAWIWALRRGEWATRFLLLAGAGLMISAFPAAVYSTRELALPGALFRVLTTFNHIGALTFGVGMIGLFLVYPRRLVSARWLALPAIVLGAWQAVDILQLADGPGLGFHLAVVSAMLAIVVLVAIQFRVTRGHPRDRAALAWLGLAVIVGAGAFVATVIAPHALGIGAFVSQGEAFLFFLLVYVGVALGVARYRLFQLDEWAFRILFYVVGVLLLLALDAILIVTIVDERAPAFALSLLIVALAWLPLRDMLARIVLRRAEPSRGNLFRQVMDVALTPPGRDQQARWRVLLEDAFRPLSITAATDVQDPALIDDGLALAVPGAGGLPDYRLDYADGGRKLFSLRDADLAVELTTMLANALESREAYEKGVAEERERIARDIHDNIGVQLMGALHSRGLARKDMMIRETLTDLRDIINNASNPDLSFDEMLADLRSQISEHLFAAGVKMKWEVENAGPAILPLAAAHTVRSVVREAVQNALKHGQPRSIRVAVRLDEDAIALTVADNGSGFDPGSVQAGNGLANMQARVTSLGGRFNVASGTEGTRIEAQFPVDIVRITQ from the coding sequence TTGTCGGCCCGCCTTACGCCCAATGTTCTGCTTTCCGCCGCTGTCGCGCTCAGCGTCGTCCTGGCGGCGATCATGCTGGGCGTTGCAATGGATCAGCGCTGGCTGGGCCTTGGCGTTACCCCTCAAACCGAACTCGATCTCGCCTGGATCGATCGCGTCGATCCGAATGGTCCTTCGCAAGCGATTGCACCGTCCAGCGTTCTGGTCGCGATAACGGGCCGGGATGGCGAGCGGATCGAGATCGGGCCGGAAGACCTCATCGAGGAACCGGACGCACTTGCGAGCTACGAGGCGATGCGAGCCTTTTTTGCCCGGCAGGAGGTGATCGCCGAAGCACTGGGCATGAAGCCGGTGGTGATCGAGACGGAACATCTGTCGATCCCGCGACGGGATGAAGTGCTGCCCCCCGGCCAGCGCCCGGTCGCCTCTTTGCCGCCTGCCTTCTGGATGCAGATCGGCGTGGGGCTGGCGGGCTTCTGGATCGGGGCGTGGATATGGGCGCTGAGGCGCGGCGAATGGGCGACACGCTTCCTGCTGCTCGCGGGGGCGGGCCTGATGATTTCGGCCTTTCCAGCCGCCGTCTATTCCACACGGGAACTGGCGCTTCCGGGCGCGCTGTTCCGGGTCCTCACTACATTCAACCATATTGGGGCGCTCACATTCGGCGTGGGCATGATCGGACTGTTTCTGGTCTATCCCCGAAGGCTGGTATCAGCCCGCTGGCTCGCGCTGCCCGCCATTGTTCTCGGCGCGTGGCAGGCCGTGGATATCCTGCAACTGGCGGACGGGCCGGGCCTGGGTTTCCATCTGGCGGTCGTGTCGGCCATGCTCGCCATCGTCGTTCTGGTCGCCATCCAGTTCAGGGTCACGCGCGGGCATCCGCGCGACCGCGCGGCGCTCGCCTGGCTCGGACTGGCGGTGATCGTCGGCGCGGGCGCCTTCGTCGCCACGGTCATAGCGCCTCATGCACTGGGCATCGGCGCCTTCGTCTCGCAGGGCGAAGCGTTCCTGTTCTTCCTTCTGGTCTATGTCGGCGTCGCGCTCGGGGTCGCCCGGTATCGGCTGTTCCAGCTCGACGAATGGGCCTTCCGCATTCTCTTTTATGTTGTCGGCGTGCTTCTGCTTCTCGCGCTCGATGCCATCCTGATCGTCACCATCGTCGATGAACGCGCACCGGCCTTCGCGCTGTCGCTGCTGATCGTGGCTCTGGCCTGGCTGCCCCTGCGCGACATGCTGGCCCGAATCGTGCTGCGCCGCGCGGAACCGTCGCGCGGAAACCTGTTCCGTCAGGTGATGGACGTGGCGCTCACCCCGCCGGGCCGCGACCAGCAGGCGCGCTGGCGCGTGCTTCTGGAAGATGCCTTTCGTCCGCTCTCGATTACAGCCGCTACGGATGTGCAAGACCCTGCGCTGATCGATGACGGTCTGGCGCTTGCCGTGCCGGGCGCCGGCGGTCTGCCGGACTATCGGCTGGATTATGCGGACGGAGGACGAAAGCTGTTCTCGCTGCGCGATGCGGATTTGGCGGTCGAACTCACCACCATGCTCGCCAATGCGCTGGAAAGCCGGGAAGCCTATGAAAAGGGCGTCGCCGAGGAGCGTGAGCGTATCGCGCGCGACATCCACGACAATATCGGAGTGCAACTGATGGGCGCGCTGCACAGCCGGGGGCTGGCGCGCAAGGACATGATGATCCGCGAGACGCTGACGGACTTGCGCGACATCATCAACAACGCCTCCAATCCCGACCTCTCCTTTGACGAGATGCTGGCCGATCTGCGCTCGCAGATCTCCGAACATCTGTTCGCCGCCGGCGTGAAGATGAAATGGGAGGTGGAGAATGCCGGACCCGCGATCCTGCCGCTGGCTGCAGCGCATACGGTGCGCTCGGTCGTCCGAGAGGCTGTCCAGAATGCACTCAAGCATGGACAGCCAAGATCGATCCGCGTCGCCGTTCGTCTCGATGAAGACGCCATAGCCTTGACCGTGGCCGACAATGGCAGCGGTTTCGATCCCGGCAGCGTCCAGGCCGGCAACGGGCTTGCCAACATGCAGGCGCGAGTGACAAGTCTGGGTGGCCGGTTCAACGTCGCAAGCGGGACAGAGGGCACCCGTATCGAGGCGCAGTTCCCCGTTGATATTGTACGGATTACACAATGA
- a CDS encoding response regulator translates to MTKILIVEDLSETRRWLSEIVSAAFEESEIHEAASMRAGIAQAAARDYDVALIDLGLPDGSGLDVLRNLRLLRPQTVCVVTTVMGDDASIVGALSAGAQGYLLKEQPQDLLVRQLKQMAEGIPALSPSVARRIMEHFKRTGPAAPEDDLTGREREVLGLIGRGLRNGEVAETLGISENTVAGYIKDIYRKLGISSRAEASWHAARLGLGEAPAANKKSK, encoded by the coding sequence ATGACGAAAATACTCATCGTCGAGGACTTGAGCGAAACCCGCCGCTGGCTGAGCGAGATCGTCAGCGCGGCTTTCGAGGAGTCCGAGATTCACGAAGCAGCGAGCATGCGCGCCGGCATCGCGCAGGCGGCGGCGCGCGACTACGACGTCGCGCTGATCGATCTCGGCCTGCCGGACGGGTCCGGCCTCGACGTATTGCGCAATCTGCGTCTCCTGCGCCCCCAGACTGTCTGTGTCGTCACAACGGTAATGGGCGACGACGCCTCGATCGTGGGCGCGCTTTCGGCAGGCGCGCAGGGTTATCTGCTCAAGGAGCAGCCCCAGGATCTGCTGGTCCGGCAGCTCAAGCAGATGGCCGAGGGCATCCCCGCTCTCTCACCCTCGGTCGCGCGCCGGATCATGGAGCATTTCAAGAGAACTGGTCCGGCCGCGCCTGAAGACGACCTGACGGGACGCGAGCGCGAGGTGCTTGGCCTGATCGGCCGGGGCCTGCGCAATGGCGAGGTGGCCGAGACGTTGGGGATTTCGGAAAACACGGTGGCGGGCTACATCAAGGACATCTACCGCAAGCTTGGTATTTCCTCGCGCGCCGAAGCCTCCTGGCATGCGGCAAGGCTGGGCCTCGGCGAAGCGCCCGCCGCCAACAAGAAGAGCAAGTAA
- a CDS encoding ATP-binding protein: MWSPLRREAPQPALPRGVEVESLSGGGQDVRLEPLDLAPEPDGAMGDYATYRRFLDRQEMLAQILRAGTVEVQLASGTSVTVIPEARRPVGSLPAAFWVQLAVGLIAWAISASVFAFRRHDRAAPYLLLSGAATLAFAPFAGVYSARELALPATLFQWLNDLNFLGGSLFAASFVALLLNYPRRIGPAWLGPAIVAVYVVWFVAQQVGLFESMTFARRFLVMIGVFATFALAGWHWFTSRREPATRAALQWFLLSWVVGTGLFALFILLPQMFGVDTSGLQGFAFLLFLLVYGGLAFGILRYRLFDLDRWWTGAVLWMLAALALIGLDFLFLFVLHLSSEVSLALALLICGVLWLPLRGLIWSRLFGRREKSAKAARFRQVTDVALAPPGADRQARWQELLRGVFDPLGVEAHTVDGAVALDEEGLALLVPGTDGLSGVRLSYAGGGRRLFGPRDIELAGELLEMLAGAAESRKSYETGVMAERGRIARDIHDNIGAQLMTALHSPAPDRKDMVIRETLQGLRGIIDDSAAEAANWPEALADLRQETAERLHAAGLDFDWRVDEAMSLPLEAQILHTLRSILREAVTNTLRHADATTMNICVTERDGQLVLDIRDNGKGLHGGAQRDGNGLANMRARVEALSGRFVVAGAGPGLRLDVAIPLEPS; this comes from the coding sequence GTGTGGTCGCCACTTCGGCGAGAGGCCCCGCAGCCGGCCCTGCCGCGGGGCGTGGAGGTAGAGAGCCTGTCGGGCGGAGGCCAGGACGTTCGCCTCGAGCCGCTCGACCTCGCGCCCGAACCGGACGGGGCGATGGGCGACTACGCAACATATCGCCGTTTCCTCGACCGACAGGAGATGCTGGCGCAGATCCTGCGTGCCGGGACCGTTGAGGTGCAGCTTGCGAGCGGCACGAGCGTCACCGTCATACCCGAAGCCCGACGCCCTGTCGGTTCTCTTCCGGCTGCCTTCTGGGTGCAACTGGCGGTGGGCCTGATCGCCTGGGCCATCTCGGCAAGCGTCTTTGCGTTCCGCAGACACGACCGCGCCGCGCCCTATCTGCTCTTGTCGGGCGCCGCCACGCTTGCCTTCGCGCCATTTGCGGGCGTCTATTCCGCGCGGGAGCTGGCTTTGCCCGCGACGCTCTTCCAGTGGCTCAACGATCTCAACTTCCTGGGCGGCAGCCTGTTTGCGGCGAGCTTCGTTGCACTGCTTCTCAATTATCCGCGGCGGATCGGACCGGCCTGGCTCGGTCCTGCCATTGTGGCGGTATATGTGGTCTGGTTCGTGGCTCAGCAGGTGGGCCTGTTCGAGTCGATGACTTTTGCGCGCCGTTTCCTCGTGATGATCGGGGTGTTCGCGACCTTCGCGCTTGCGGGCTGGCACTGGTTCACGTCGCGTCGCGAGCCGGCCACGCGCGCCGCGCTGCAATGGTTCCTGTTGTCCTGGGTGGTGGGAACGGGGCTGTTCGCCCTGTTCATCCTGCTGCCGCAGATGTTCGGTGTCGACACCTCCGGCTTGCAGGGTTTTGCATTCCTCTTGTTCCTGCTCGTTTACGGCGGGCTCGCCTTCGGCATCCTGCGCTACCGCTTGTTCGATCTCGACCGTTGGTGGACGGGTGCGGTGCTGTGGATGCTGGCCGCGCTTGCGCTCATCGGGCTCGATTTCCTGTTTCTCTTCGTGCTGCACCTGTCTTCGGAAGTTTCCCTGGCGCTGGCGCTCCTCATTTGCGGCGTGCTCTGGCTGCCCTTGCGGGGATTGATCTGGAGCCGTCTATTTGGCCGGCGCGAGAAGAGCGCCAAGGCTGCGCGGTTTCGTCAGGTGACGGATGTGGCGCTGGCGCCGCCCGGAGCTGACAGGCAGGCACGCTGGCAGGAACTGCTACGCGGCGTTTTTGACCCCCTCGGCGTGGAAGCCCACACCGTGGACGGCGCCGTCGCTCTCGATGAGGAAGGGCTTGCCCTGCTTGTTCCCGGCACAGACGGACTTTCAGGTGTACGCCTTTCCTATGCTGGTGGCGGGCGGCGCTTGTTCGGGCCGCGCGATATCGAGCTTGCAGGCGAACTTCTGGAGATGCTGGCCGGGGCCGCGGAGAGCCGGAAATCGTACGAGACGGGCGTGATGGCCGAACGCGGGCGTATTGCTCGCGATATCCATGACAATATCGGCGCGCAGCTCATGACGGCGCTTCACAGCCCGGCGCCTGACCGCAAGGACATGGTGATCCGTGAGACTCTTCAGGGGCTGCGGGGCATCATCGACGATAGCGCGGCGGAAGCTGCCAACTGGCCGGAAGCGCTCGCCGACTTGCGTCAGGAGACTGCCGAGCGTCTACACGCGGCGGGCCTCGACTTCGACTGGCGCGTCGATGAAGCCATGTCGCTTCCGCTCGAGGCGCAAATCCTGCACACGCTGCGTTCGATCCTGCGCGAGGCCGTGACGAACACGCTGCGCCATGCCGATGCGACCACTATGAATATCTGTGTTACGGAGCGGGACGGCCAGCTCGTGCTTGACATAAGGGATAATGGCAAGGGGCTCCACGGCGGCGCGCAAAGGGACGGCAACGGGCTTGCCAATATGCGCGCGCGGGTGGAGGCGCTCTCAGGCCGGTTCGTCGTTGCCGGCGCCGGACCGGGTCTTCGTCTCGACGTCGCAATTCCGCTCGAGCCGAGCTAG
- a CDS encoding DUF2274 domain-containing protein: MVKLKLGPIIEDKPVKTTVELPGPLHRDLVAYAEVLARESGQPVADPLKLIVPMLERFIATDRGFAKARRQSGASAAKDVRSPSAPDNGS, translated from the coding sequence ATGGTGAAACTGAAACTCGGTCCCATCATCGAGGACAAGCCGGTGAAAACCACCGTGGAGCTGCCGGGGCCGCTTCACCGTGATCTCGTCGCCTATGCCGAAGTGCTGGCCCGCGAGTCCGGCCAGCCCGTCGCCGATCCCCTCAAGCTCATCGTGCCAATGCTGGAACGATTCATCGCAACCGATCGCGGCTTCGCCAAGGCACGGCGGCAGTCCGGCGCGTCAGCGGCGAAAGACGTACGGTCTCCTTCGGCACCTGACAACGGAAGCTGA